DNA from Toxoplasma gondii ME49 chromosome X, whole genome shotgun sequence:
AAACTCGAAATGGTACTGTTCTGCCTTGGAATGCGGCAGGCGCCGATTCCGCCGTTTACTAGTGAACCTCAGGTTCACACAGTGGTGTATCCGGGGGCGGAAACGTCACCATGCAGCCCCCAATATGTACCGCGTATGTTATCTCCCGACATGAGACATCAATCCTGCTGTAGAAATAATCTACCTGAAAAACGCTGACGCTGACAGTCCTTTGCCAGCGCTGACGTACTTCAAGGATGCAAACGGTAAAGCAGTTGCGTTATACGTAAAGTATGTTTCGCCGGCGCTGAGAAAACAGTGAGCTGTTCTATCCATAGTAACGCATGTGTTCCGCTATGTCAGTGGCTTATACACATTGGCATGTACTCGAGGCTTTGATGGACATGAGAGGCTGCGTCAGCCGCCTTTGTCAAGCCGGCGCCGGAAAAAAACTTCAGATATGTAACAGCTTCACCTCTGATACTTCTCGTAGTCTACTCTTTCACAAAAGACCAATGGCAATGGTAAGTAAGCTCATGCGGGTCACCCACGCCATGATGCCGGATGCAGTGTCCCAAGCAGCCTGGTGTAACTAATTCTTATATTCACACGCCCGTATCAGATTGCAGGCACCAAGATGTCGGCTTTCACGTCAATCGGGCAAATCCCTCTAAGCAGCATAGTTCCTCTGTACATTCTCCATATCGTACTTATAGTGtgttttctcggcttcgaGCTTGTCAATGGCGGCGATTGATTCCTGATGTGTTGGTAGTGACACGTCGACTGATACTGGTGGATCGTCGGCGAAACTTACGTCCATCTCCTGTTCTGGAGACTTCACCTTATAAGGCGCTGGGGCAGCCACCTCGGCCTCCTGCTGCCCAGTCATGGCTGCCTCTTGCTCCTGATCGTTTGGCTACTTTACCTAAATCCTCGGGATCCCGCGTGTCTAAACTCACCATAACTTGTGTCATAGCGTTTTCCACGTCTGGGGAGAGAATCGCATCGGAATCTGCTGGAGATATACTGAACTACACAAAAACATACCGGCCACGGACGAGGGCTTAACAACCATAACGGGGATTGGTCCTGAAAGAAGGTACGTCATTGTGTGGGTTGccaggagaggaaaagcaggcAATCCTTCATACCAGCAACAGCCTGCTCCTCTGCCGCACCTGAAAGAAGCCGTTTGTACAAATCCGACGGCAATCTGCTCTGTTGTGTTGAAAGGACCTACGTTCGGCTGCCTCGGAaactgaaggagagaagagatgtGACTGTCTGTAACGAAACTACGGTTACGCGCAAACGGTTATCTTACAAGCTGCATCGGCTCCAGCTCCCCCGGGGTGGGGATAGTTAATTTCCAGACGCAGGCCGCCTATCCCGCCTGAACGCAAATTGCATGAGCAATCCCCTTCTACTCTCTTAAACCTCTTTCCAGTTAACTCACCAATTTGAAGCTGTTGTCTCCCCGTACGTAGTTCCCTTAACATACCAGCAACCTCTTTCTCGAGAGCAGCGACGGCCTGCTGCTGGTCACCTATCTGTTGCTTGAGCTGGTGAATCACATGGTTGGGTTGCTGGGTCTCAGTGGCAGAGACTGTCAGTCCGGCCACCAAAGGTACGATGGCGAAGAGACCCGCAGCACATGTTGACTTCATTTTCACTAAATATAAGGAAGCTAACCTCCACCAGCAATGAGGGAAACAAGACACCTTTTACGCCAAAAACAAATAGTATTCGCAAAAGCTATCAACACTAGACGAAATTGCTGCACAAGTGatcgggtgtacagacactggTACGCTTCATCGGGACCTTTGACCTCCTGTCTATGTTCAGATTTACTCACTGTCACCGTTAACTAACGTGCAATACAAAATTTTTTCAGGGACGTTTGCCGGCGGCCCATTCACTTTTCTAACAGATCATTCTTCTGGTTGCCCTTGCGTGTCGCCGAAGATGAGGCAATAGATACGTCGCCAGTCATTGTGTTCTGGTGTTTTAGGAATGTGTCCGAAGGCTCTCGTAAAACTAGCGTACCGCACGATCGCCGGGTTCTGTCGTCTGCAGACGGACTATCACTTCCGCTGAAACGGTACGGTTTACCGCTCCTCCTGACCATCCTTATCCACGCCACACGAAGCATTATTCTGGTGAAAGAAGTAGTTGATGCCTGATAGTTTGCTTGATTATACTCTTTCACGATGAACTAGCCCGACAAAAGAGCACACGACATGCCAGCGCATGCAACTAGCATGCATTCACCCACCTGGGGCTTCTAGCTCTCGCCATTCTTAGGGACGGTATTTCGTTACTATCGCTTTCAAAGACTTCTTTGCCTGGCTCAGAGCGACTATTTGTCACGTTTTTGATCGCACCAATTGTTGAATACCTTCCATACGGACGCTATCTTGCGGTCACAATGACCTATTGCATCCAGTGGTGACCATGAACATCTTACAGTCCTCCCTCGGGCCACGTTTTCAATGCTACTTCTAGAGTTTTTCCTTACACCACAGTACGAAATTCCCTCTAACTGCGGTTCCAAAGTTTTTCGGCTAGCCGTCTGTGCGGTAGGCTTTTACTTGTACACCTTTCCACTGGAAATGGACGAGCCCATCCACGTAGCCATTACTCGGCTTTCTGCATCTAGCCTGGCAGGCGGTGGCCTGCTGACACTTCATCAACTCTTGCAAGCTCGGGCATCCACTCTGGCGAGGACTCCCAACGAGCTTAAAAAAAGCATATCGAGCCTTTCGTTCGAAGAATGTTCCCTTGGTGTATGCCATCTCTTGGCCCTGTTGTGGGACTGCAAAGGAGAGGTAGGCCATGCTCTGCAGCAGCACCGGCTTCACACTCCACTGGGTGCAGCAGACATCGGCGGCTCGGTACTGGCGTTGAGTACAGCGACGACGCTGGTTTTCTAAaactctgtctctcttctgcataCTCCACTTTGTGATAGTCGGCCCTACGGTTTTTACTCGTTAACATGCTCGTGTGCATATGTCTCACTTGAGTTCGTGTACCAGTCGTGACTGCTGCAGGGCACCGACAACTTCGCCTTCGATGCAACGGTGAACTTTCTAGAACGGTGTCACCAGTCGCAAATTCAGCAATGCCCTGCAGAATTCGTCGCCGTAGTCAAGTCTGCGGTCCGATTCGCCGTTCACGGTGAGCTGTGGGATTTCGGCCATCCACTTGTGCAAATCTGGAGACTGTCCACCGTCTTTGTTTTGAGGGAGTGTGCCAGCCAAGTTGTGCAGTTGCCTTCCACTGTAGACGCTACGCTGACGTTGATATGTCCAAGGAATGCACGAATTCACAGTCGCAATAGTGTCTGTCGAAATGGGGTCAGCGCAGCATTTTCTCGACTCTAGAGAACGACGAATCGCATTTAGTGATTTTATTCGGCTGAGCACATCCATCCTGCGTGTCAGCAAGCCTGCAGCTCTTGTGGATACACctcattttcttctttccgtgcCTAGGTCTGATCTGcgcctctgcgttttcttcagcCGACGAGCAATCCGCCACGTCCGAGTCGACCGGTCTACCCGTCCAGGagagtttttctctgcgcctgGTGGGACCCCTGCTCGAAAGCACAGAAAAATTCCTGCCCGAACCGCAGAACATCACCTCAGCGGATTCAGGTATGGCACAGGAcatctctctgctcttttgCTTGGACAAGAGGAAAACTGTGGAAGTTTTCATTCATGTTCGGGTGCGTGTGTACCCCAACTATCGGGACATGGGACTGCACACAGTGTCAAGGTGAAGCGGTGTATTTGTTTGTGACGAGAGAACTGCCTTAGTGGCGATTTCTCGGCAACATCTGGCTGTTTGCCGAGCACAAGCCTATAGGTTGCCCGGGGCGATGCCCAGCTTGCCTCTTGACAGCATTATCTTGACGTCTTCAGAGAGTTCCAACCAAGGTCGGGCCCTAGTTTCTGAGTGCAGCGTTTTTCAGGTTTGCCTCTCTTCAACATGCCGAAATTTATTTCTGTGTCTCTATGTCTCTCAGCGTTCCTTCAGTTGTGTCTCAGTCGGCGTTTCTACGACAAAGCGCGATGCGTGCTTGATCGAGATGCCTTCAAAGTAACCCAGGTGGGATCCGAGTTTCGCGCCAAAAGGCGGTCGCTTTCAGAGTTTTCACTGCTGCTCATTGAGGCCTGACTCGGGCATCTTGTGGATCTGAAGACCGGGACACATGGACTTCACTGTCCAGGACAACCCATCGCTTGGGAGGGACGATAACATGTACTGCAAAAAaccgtctgcatgcgtcgttcTTAGCAATAGATACACTTAACTGTTCCATACAGACCAACATAACGAAGTAGAGCACCACGTGAATTTGCTATTTAATGCTTCTCAACTGCTCTTGTTTTTGTGAGGATCTTCACCtgtgttcttttctccgccCCTTTTCCTCTGATGCCATTGCGCTGGCCTTTTAGTCGCTCGCCGGTTTTCTCCTGTACCCGTTGTCTCGCGTTGTGTTTTATCTTCCTCTTGTCCCTTCCAATCGTCTTCGTGTTGTCATGTCCCTGTcgttctcttgtcttttctccatGTTTCTGCAGTGCTTTCTTCCCACGTATTTGGCTCTCTCTGACGCCTCCACTTTCCATTTTAACTTCTGAAGTTgttttgcgtcttcttcctgtttttACACCGGTTGATAACTGCACTGTAGCCTAGGAgtgttttgtgttttcttcgcgttaATCTTTCCtcgtgttcttctctccctctccatcCCTACCCTCCCCATTTCAGCTCCTCTGTCAAAGCCTCGAAGACTGTGCAGCCTACTATACGGCGGCAGGCGACATCTGGATTGCTTTAGAGGAATACGAGAGAGCCTTCAATGCACTGGATatggctctctctctcccttccatTCCAGGAGAAACCGACTCTCTTCAAGTACGGAGCATTACTTCTGTGGCACGATGACCTACGTGTCTGGTATTTTGCATCATGTACGCaacagcgaaagagacacacagaagaccCAAATCCGCCATGTTTCTAgttctgtcttgtcttttttctgacGCTCACTGCATTCTGAAGTGTTCAGTTCTGTGGTGTTGCTCCTCTACTCTTATAGGTCGAGGCGTTCAAGCGATTCGCTTTGTTGTCCCTCATGCTTCGAGGGCGGGTGACCCGtccgcctccgccttctccggtGCGCCGTCCAAAAGGGAATCTCTTCATTTAGACCATTTACTTTTCACAAAAGGGTTATTTCTGCGAGGTGTTTTTGCTTTGGTTCCTACCCACCATCTGTTCTTCCGAGTGCTCCTGCTCTGCGCGTCTACCTCTCGCGCTTTCGCCTATCTGCTCGCTGCTCCTTTTGTCCTCCGtatttttcgcttcttcctcctgtctcctttccttcgccCTCGAGCTTTTTCAccacttcctctccttctctgtctcctcgtctcttgcTCCGATTGTCTCGCATTTTTCCCGAacgttccttttctctgctctcacTCCTTCCTTTCGCTTGTCCGGATCTCCACAGATCGCATGTCTTTCCCTCTGGCTGCCCGGATGCTTTTGACAAGCTCTGGAGTTCTTGGCTTTTTCACCTCTCGTGAACGTTTTGCAGAATGCCGAAGAGACTCTGCGAATGGCGACTTACCATAAAGACTTCGCACAATACAAACTCGTCTTTCATCAAAGGAACCTTGCTAGCGGGGCGCGCGCCTCCCCCAATGACGCTGCGAGTCAAAattcccttttttcttttctctcggacCGACTCCAGAACCTCGAGCGCCAAGTTCAACTACACGCGGCGCAGCTGAAAGAGGACAAGACAATCCACCTCGCCCTCGCCCTTCTCACCGTACGTCACGAAGTACTCACctgtacatgcatgcgtgtataCATATCTGTCCGTCGTTATTCGCGCTCTATCTCAATCTCTTCATCATGCCCCACGAACCGCCAGCCGCGTCGCcactttttctcctgttgGTGTTCGACCGAAGAACCGACGCTTTCTTTGCATGAGTGGCGAGCATCCTCTGATTATAAGACACCAAACGAAAATGTCTTCACGTTTCGGTACTCGTGGAACGTTCGAACCATAACGGCTTCCTGTCACGAATCATGTGACTGTGGTGCTCAATTGGCTTGATTACTGCCATAAATGTCAGCAATGCTCTGCTAACAGATTCGAACGCGATATCCAGTAAACGACGTCCTTCAAACACATCCAGGCCTCTCTGCCCACAGGACTCGTCTGTGTACACGCATGTCTTTCAGctacctatatatatgtttgtatatgtaGTTCTTTGCTGGTAGCGGGTGGAGACAACCGAAACCCTCGCGGACAACCCAGCATGTCTACATGTGTTTGTGTATGTGCCAGTGCACACACACCTGGCGGGGTGGGCCTAGTTGCCTTTGTGGGCCGTATGGAAtgaagaggcaagagaaatGCAAGCGTTGTCGCTCCACAGGCGAATGTCACCTGGAGGATGCAGCGCTGAGATGATGCTCATTGCCTCACAGGTCGAAGGCTCAGAAAGCCGATACTGACTCTTTCGGTCAAGGCACTTACTTGCTAGTCTCAGTTGAtgtgtctcgcctttcttcgtccATCTGTGTTTCGTTGACCTGTTTTGCTTCCGATGCCTTCCGCGgccatctgtctctcttcccgtcTCTTCGCGTGCTCACCGCCGTTCTTTCATATTCTTCTGCGTCCCAAGTCCCAACTCACACTCTCCATAGATACTACTAGAAAGAAACCCTCATGTCCTGCGTAGACAACCAGCACAAAACATCAACCGCATAGCTAGGTTAGGGCGATAGAACCTTACAcaagtgtacgtacacagTTCTCGCCGTGCGCTTCGTTTCCGCCCTCCTCGCTGCCTCAGTTCTTGGCTTCTGCCGTCATCGGCACGTCTCTCCAGCTTTCGCTCTTGTTGCTGCCTCTCCACAGAGCGTTGTGCGTCGCAAAGTGGAGGAGCTGAGTCGAATTTTCTGcgctcttcccctggaaTCTTTTCGGAAGAAGATGAACGTCGCATCTGACTCTGAGGCTGTCCGCCTCCTTCGGTCTCTTCCATCCAAGGTCAGGCGAACGGAGCACGCCACCTCGGTGCCCAggtttttgctttttcccTTTCTGTGCTGAATGGCCTGTGCAGACAAAGAAACTATGCATGCAGGGGCCCACCATCGTCTCtcgtgcttctctttctcctcggtTTTCGTCCTTCCGAACGCGATCGAGTCGcggcagaagcagagccTCCGACAGATGTCATCTGTGTTCTTTCGATTTCTCACTCTGGTGCTTCTTCTCAAGCACACAACTCAATGACGACGGCGGGGTTTCGGCCCTCCTTCAGCCCTCAACTGCGTTTTCCCTACTTTCCCATTTTACCTGAAagttcgtcttcgttcctcctctGGGACCGAATCTTCCGTCCGACCCTTGGGTTCGGGTCccgtgcttcttctccccagtTCTTTGTtacgtctctctttttgtccGTATTTTTGCCTGTCTggtgcgtctctgtgtgtcctAACAtcccttcccctctctgtcaGCTCGCAGCCCTGGGgctcccctctcctctcgtctccactttgttcctttctgcatgcgcctgtctccagcCGGGCACTCCCCCCCTCTGCACCTACGACGAGGATCGCAAACTCGTTCTCTTCAACTCGGGACTCTCGGTTGGATCGAACGCGACAGAGGTGAATAAAGAGCCCACAGCTTCGACAGCTTGTTCCCGACGGACTGCAGGGGGCTAGGGAGTCTTTTACCTTTGCATGCGACGTGGCTTTGCCCACATTTCTCAGATAAGTGAAACCCAGTTGGGACTTTGAGCGGGGCGAACGGCGAATCAGGGTCTGTGCAGACGCCAGatgcgttctcttctccgccaaCGGGGAAGcctgcagacagaaaagagagaacgtgacggggaggagacacagagaaaaaacgaaacagcgacagggaggagacagccgaagaGACTCTGCGGGGGGGTGGGGCTGGGGGGATGAAAGGGGAAGCGATCACCTTATCCACGGGCTGCTCTGCCCCCGCCGTGTTTCTAAGTGTTGTTGCAGTTGCCGTCCGCCTCTTGCTGTCCTTCCATCGCTCTCAGGAGGAAGGGACCTCTGTGGCTTTTTTGGGGACCTTGAAGCGGGAGGTTGAAAGTGCACTTCAACGCGTGCAAACGGTCTCGCAGCACATGCGAgatgcagaagcgaaggtAAGCTAGACCCCAACCTGTGCAACCCAGCACTGAGATAGCCTGTCAGACCAGCAGTCAGGTAAACCCCAAATTTAAACAGACGGCCACACCGTAAAATCCAGACAAAAAAAGCTAAACCGTAGAACCCAGAAGTGAGGTAAGCAGTAAGATGCAGACGGCGAATTAGCCTAAAGGTGGTTTTTTTTAAGCAAGCCGTTCAGTGGCCCGAGATGTGGGATAAACCCGTGACCACAGGTCTGAGCACAATCCGAACACGGAGGCTTGAGCGAAACTCTCCTTTGCAGAATCCAGACGTCAGATAGaccgaaaaaacgaaagacacAGGAGTTCCGACGGGCTCTCTGCCATCGTCGGAAAACAGAGCAGGGatcgaaaaagagaggaagataAGCGAACAGGCTAAGGCTGccacgagagcgaagaaccCATGAGTGGCGGCGCAGCGCGACAGCGGAGGACCACCTCCCTTGGACTGCATTTGGCAAAGCGAAACAATAAAACCGAGAACCAGGAGTCTTCTCCCGGAGAAGACAGTCGAAAGAAATCAAAAAGAGGGGACAACATCGAGAGACAAGCTGaagcaagaaggaagaagaggaaacagacagactTCCGAAACAAAGGATTTCCTGCCAGAGCTgagagcgagggcgagacaggagacagaccaAAGAGggcgaaaagaaggaacagtCACATACGACTTCTTCCATTCTGTGTTGGTGGTGCATTTCTCATTTCTCCTTTCCGTTCCTATTTTTTGGTCTACCTTCCGTGGCGTTTCAGGTtacagacagcgaaggctTCCAGCGTTTCGTTGAAGACGTCTCCGATGGAGAGGGTGGAAGAGAAAGTCAGAGAGACCAGCAAGAagggcgaggcgaagcgGATCCCAGAGGCCGTgctcgagaaagaggagcagaCTGCGACGACGGACGTAAGACAGAAGCCGCGGAGTGGAAATTCgaaaagcagaaggcgaggataAGACCAGCAGAAGAGATAAAGCAGCCGGGGGGAGGCAAATACAAATAAGAActagagaggcagaggaaaaagaatgAGGAAAGGTGAAGCAGAGGGAAAGGGGTAAGGCAAGTCGAAGAACTACAGGAGAAGAACTAAGTGAAGtaagagaaacacaaaggAGCAGAGCACTAGAAATATAttgggagacagaggggaaTATGCGTCAGAAGCACcacaagaagcagagggtAGACCTGAGAAAAGCAGGCAGATTTTGAAAAATAGAAACACAAAACATGCAAGGCGGGGGTGAAGGAAGCGCGTATGTTTGTCTACGAGCCAGTAGCCGAGGtgagtttccttctctttcgtttcgtcGTTTGCAGAATCGCGGGAAGCTTGCTGGCAGCCGATGGACGACGTGCAAACGTTtgaggaagaagtggaaatGGGGTCGTCAtcacagagaggcgaagatgcAGCAGGAGGATGAACAGAGAGAGTAAACGGATTTATCGCATTGCAGAAAAGtacttctgcttccttcctggCAGTCAGACGCGGACGTCTGGTTTTCTGATGTTGGATGCAGCCGGGGCGCGTGGCAAATCCGACATTCCCCCTGTGTCTCCACCtgtgcatacatgcatactAAGGATGCAAATGTGCAATAACGTATGCAGGTTCGCGAGGCATTCAAACAATTTATATGCCTTCAGCAAATTAGAAGTGTGCCTTGTTTCTCCAATAAGCGGTCTACAACCTGATGATTTTTAAAAAAATCAACGCATGTATATTACAGTATTAACCTTGAATATAAATATCTAATTCTAGTTGCGAAAACCGCAGCCTGGAGTCCAGGCGTGAGAGCCCCACGGTCTCGTTTCCTGGTTGGCACATTACCCGAAAACGACCTTAGCATTTCTAACTTCCCAATTGATTTAAG
Protein-coding regions in this window:
- a CDS encoding hypothetical protein (encoded by transcript TGME49_225460) is translated as MEGIQQLFIVKEYNQANYQASTTSFTRIMLRVAWIRMVRRSGKPYRFSGSDSPSADDRTRRSCGGIGGLRLEINYPHPGGAGADAAFSEAAERAAEEQAVAGPIPVMVVKPSSVADVENAMTQVMEQEAAMTGQQEAEVAAPAPYKVKSPEQEMDESIAAIDKLEAEKTHYKYDMENVQRNYAA
- a CDS encoding hypothetical protein (encoded by transcript TGME49_225450), which translates into the protein MLLLEFFLTPQYEIPSNCGSKVFRLAVCAVGFYLYTFPLEMDEPIHVAITRLSASSLAGGGLLTLHQLLQARASTLARTPNELKKSISSLSFEECSLGVCHLLALLWDCKGEGTDNFAFDATVNFLERCHQSQIQQCPAEFVAVVKSAVRFAVHADEQSATSESTGLPVQESFSLRLVGPLLESTEKFLPEPQNITSADSAFLQLCLSRRFYDKARCVLDRDAFKVTQLLCQSLEDCAAYYTAAGDIWIALEEYERAFNALDMALSLPSIPGETDSLQVEAFKRFALLSLMLRGRVTRPPPPSPNAEETLRMATYHKDFAQYKLVFHQRNLASGARASPNDAASQNSLFSFLSDRLQNLERQVQLHAAQLKEDKTIHLALALLTSVVRRKVEELSRIFCALPLESFRKKMNVASDSEAVRLLRSLPSKPGTPPLCTYDEDRKLVLFNSGLSVGSNATEEEGTSVAFLGTLKREVESALQRVQTVSQHMRDAEAKVTDSEGFQRFVEDVSDGEGGRESQRDQQEGRGEADPRGRARERGADCDDGQSREACWQPMDDVQTFEEEVEMGSSSQRGEDAAGG